The DNA region TGAAGATATAGTCGACCGGGCGGTTGCGGAAATGGACCTGGGGGGTGACCAGGAGGATGTCGCGTTCCACGAAATGGGGGCCGATATGGTTGTCGGCGCTGAGGGAGGCCCGCGGGGGAATCAGCGCCGCGGCGCCGGCCAGCAACTGCCTGTAGGGCGGGGGTTCGAAGATGTTCTCCCGGAAGGGGCGGTGAAACTGCATCCAGAGAGAAGACGCCGCCGTGACCGCCAGGAAGGGGACGACCCCGTAGGCCTTGATCCACCCCCCCAGCCGTCCGGGGAGGAGGAAGAGGCGGCGCGCGCCGTAGAAGGAGGCGGTCAGCATGAAGGGAAGCGTGGGCGCCACATATCCGACCCGGATATCGATCTGCAGCTCGTACATGCTCAGATAGAGACCGAGGACGATGGGGAGAACCGGAAGCAGCCACTCCGCCCCCAGGAGGGCGACGAAACCGACCGACCTAAGGAGATACCAGAGGTTTTCGAGACGGAAGGGGGTGGCGAACCGCCGCAGATAGGCGACGGGGGCGGAGAAAAAATGCTTGACCATGAGCCACGGGGTTCGCCCCAGCTTCCGGAAGCGGTCGAGGTGGGGGAAATACCCGGGATAGCGGAAGTGGGGCATGATCACCTCGACCAGGAGAACGAGATAGGCCGCGCACGCCGCCGCCAGGATCAGGCCCGGCCGCCGCCATCCCGGGCGCGCCGCCAGGATCAAGCCCGCCAGCATGAAAGGAACCGCGTTGATTTCATAGAGCGACACGGCGGCGGCGATGACGGCTCCCGCCGCCCACCAGCGGCGGCGGAGCAGGAAATAGATCCCGAAAACGGCGGGAGTGACGGCGAAAAGCTCGAAGTGGTAATCGAAGAGGACTCCGATGGTAAGCGTGGGGTGCAGCAGGTACGTGATCGCCCCCGCCCAGGCCCAGCGGCGGCTCCCGGCGATCAGCCGTCCCAGGAGATATACCCCGAACGCCCCGAAGGCGACCACGGCCGCCTGCAGGACGATCATGCCCTCGTTCCCGAACACCCCGTAGACGGGGGCCAACAGACAAAGACCGGGCCAGAAATGGTTGGCCGCGAAATTATGTTCGAAAAAGCTCGACTCCAGAAACCGCCCCCGCAGGATGTTCCACAGGATCTGGGAGTGGAGCGCCATGTCCAGGGAGGAGGACCGCCAGGTCCGGTGCAGATAAACTCCCACCCCCCCGTAGAAG from bacterium includes:
- a CDS encoding DUF2079 domain-containing protein, whose product is MGEGRARTPLFSRPLVPAVLILGILAGLAAAGRCFFSGPIDCSLGWMRFSCTTAERPLLISLISAVLLVSVLIRRGWFSRPSPTAWAWGLGGVALLWSAFYGGVGVYLHRTWRSSSLDMALHSQILWNILRGRFLESSFFEHNFAANHFWPGLCLLAPVYGVFGNEGMIVLQAAVVAFGAFGVYLLGRLIAGSRRWAWAGAITYLLHPTLTIGVLFDYHFELFAVTPAVFGIYFLLRRRWWAAGAVIAAAVSLYEINAVPFMLAGLILAARPGWRRPGLILAAACAAYLVLLVEVIMPHFRYPGYFPHLDRFRKLGRTPWLMVKHFFSAPVAYLRRFATPFRLENLWYLLRSVGFVALLGAEWLLPVLPIVLGLYLSMYELQIDIRVGYVAPTLPFMLTASFYGARRLFLLPGRLGGWIKAYGVVPFLAVTAASSLWMQFHRPFRENIFEPPPYRQLLAGAAALIPPRASLSADNHIGPHFVERDILLVTPQVHFRNRPVDYIFTDFNTWGRKDRPYLWRLRRFLEEGRYGPIFFSGGVLVLKRGRLDPVRARRVLEYMNSRNL